A window of Pseudodesulfovibrio hydrargyri contains these coding sequences:
- a CDS encoding aspartate ammonia-lyase: MPKNRPEGTRIERDGLGSMSIPADVYWGVHTSRAVRNFPFSGYRLPPAFIRAFARVKQACARTNALLGYLSGERGPAIVEACSEIAEGGLHDQIVVDAFQGGAGTSTNMNFNEVIAARAAELLGGERGDRELVDPLRHVNMHQSTNDVYPTALRVAVLAMLAGLEEAVSDLQAGLQRKEAEFRDVVKVGRTELMDAVPMTLGMTFGAFAEAVARDRWRIFKCRERIKRVNLGGTAVGTGLGAPRDYVLAVAGNLAEVTGLPVSRAENLVDVTQNADVFVEVSGMLKACAANLLKIASDLRLLSSGPAAGLGEIVLPPLQAGSSIMAGKINPVMPEAVTQVALRVMGNDQVVTMAAGLGQLELNHLLPLIAHSLLESLSLLTAACRGLAWGCVDGIKPRPEQCRNHVEQSMALATVLVPALGYGAVERIVKEADDRGETVAARIEATGIASREAVERLLSPRRLCKLGFTPEEFEEVRRP, translated from the coding sequence CCCCTTCTCCGGATACCGCCTCCCTCCGGCCTTTATTCGGGCCTTCGCCCGGGTCAAACAGGCATGCGCCAGAACCAACGCGCTCCTCGGATACCTGTCCGGGGAGCGCGGACCGGCCATCGTCGAGGCCTGCTCCGAGATTGCAGAAGGCGGACTCCACGACCAGATCGTGGTCGACGCCTTCCAGGGCGGCGCAGGGACCTCGACCAACATGAACTTCAACGAGGTCATCGCGGCGAGGGCCGCCGAACTCCTCGGCGGCGAGCGGGGCGACCGGGAATTGGTCGATCCCCTGCGCCACGTGAACATGCACCAGTCCACCAACGACGTGTACCCGACGGCCCTGCGCGTGGCCGTGCTGGCGATGCTGGCCGGGCTGGAGGAGGCCGTCTCGGACCTCCAGGCGGGCCTCCAGCGCAAGGAGGCCGAGTTCCGCGACGTGGTCAAGGTGGGCCGGACCGAACTCATGGACGCGGTGCCCATGACGCTGGGCATGACCTTCGGGGCCTTTGCCGAGGCCGTGGCCCGCGACCGCTGGCGCATCTTCAAGTGCCGGGAACGCATAAAGCGGGTCAACCTCGGCGGTACGGCCGTCGGCACCGGGCTTGGCGCGCCGCGCGACTACGTCCTGGCCGTGGCCGGCAACCTGGCCGAGGTGACCGGCTTGCCCGTGTCCCGGGCCGAGAACCTGGTGGACGTCACCCAGAACGCGGACGTCTTCGTCGAGGTCTCGGGCATGCTCAAGGCATGCGCGGCCAACCTGCTCAAGATCGCCTCGGACCTGCGCCTGCTTTCCAGCGGCCCGGCCGCCGGGCTGGGCGAAATCGTTCTCCCCCCGCTCCAGGCGGGCTCGTCGATCATGGCTGGCAAGATCAACCCGGTCATGCCCGAGGCCGTGACCCAGGTCGCCCTGCGGGTCATGGGCAACGACCAGGTGGTGACCATGGCCGCAGGACTGGGCCAGCTCGAACTCAACCACCTGCTGCCGCTCATCGCCCACTCCCTGCTCGAGTCGCTGAGTCTGCTGACCGCCGCCTGCCGGGGGCTGGCCTGGGGCTGTGTGGACGGCATCAAACCCCGGCCCGAACAGTGCCGCAACCACGTCGAGCAAAGCATGGCCCTGGCCACGGTCCTTGTTCCGGCGCTGGGCTACGGGGCCGTGGAGCGGATCGTCAAGGAGGCGGACGACAGGGGCGAGACCGTGGCCGCCCGGATCGAGGCGACGGGCATCGCCTCCAGGGAGGCCGTGGAGCGGCTGCTTTCGCCCCGCCGGTTGTGCAAACTGGGCTTCACGCCCGAGGAATTCGAGGAGGTGCGCAGACCATGA